The DNA segment CTTTTACTTTGTGGCAAAACCACCTTAAGCATGTTGCGTCTGAGTCTGGCTGGCTCAACAGGGACCGCTTTGTGCTATCTGCCGGACATGCGTCAGCTCTTCTGTACTCGCTGTTACATGTTTATGGGTATAACATTCCAGTTGAAGAGCTGCGAAATTTCCGCCAGTTGGGCAGTAAAACTCCAGGGCACCCAGAACGTGATATCGAGGTTGGGATCGAGACTACTACTGGTCCGCTGGGGCAAGGTTTTGCCAACGCGGTTGGCATAGCAATGGCCGAAAAGTGGCTTGCCGGTCGTTACAATCGATCCGGTTATGAAATCATAAACCACTATACTTATGTACTGGCTTCAGACGGGGATATGATGGAAGGTGTTTCGTCTGAAGCAGCGTCAATGGCAGGCTCGATGGAGTTGGGCAAGCTGATTTGCCTTTATGATGATAATGATATTAGCATTGAAGGTTCAACTGATTTAACTTTTACAGAAGACGTTGGTAAAAGGTTTGGTGCCTATGGATGGCATGTAATTGGCCCGATTGATGGAAACAGCGTAGAAGCAGTCGATAAAGCTTTAATTGAGGCTAAGCGGGAGCGTAGCCGGCCAAGCATTATTATTTGTAAGACCTGTATAGGATACGGCAGCCCAAACAAGTGCGGGAAGGCTTCGGCTCATGGTGAACCTCTTGGGGTAAACGAAGCGGCATTGACCCGTAATAATTTGGATTGGAATCACCCGCCGTTTTTCGTACCCCAGGTAGCCGCTGATCATTTCGATAAAGCTGTTAAAGCAAACAGGAATGATTATGGTATTTGGTTAAAGATGTTCAGGGAATACAAAGCTTCTTTTCCGGCTGAAGCCGCAGAGCTTGAAATGGCATTTGGAAATGGGCTTCCTGCCGGTTGGGAATACAACCTTGAAAGTTTAATGGCTGATTTGAACAAGCCGATGGCAACTCGAGAAGTATCGGGGATAGTTCTTAACGAGTTGGTAAAAAAAATAAATAATCTTGTGGGCGGGTCAGCTGATCTTGCTCCTTCTACTAAAACCGTCCTGGCTGACCGGGGATATTTCGGGCCAGAAAACTACTCTGGTAACAATATTCATTTTGGCGTGCGGGAACATGCCATGGGAGCCATAGCCAATGGCATGAGCTTGCATGGGGGAATAATCCCCTATACAGCCACGTTCCTGATATTTTACGATTATATGCGTCCACCAGTAAGACTGGCAGCGATGATGGGGCTGGGAGTAGTATTTCTATTTACTCACGATTCAATTGGTCTTGGCGAGGATGGACCGACCCATCAACCGGTTGAGCAAATTATGGGATTGCGGCTGGTTCCGGGGCTTGTTACCCTGCGCCCTGCTGATGCTGCTGAAACAATTGGCGCCTGGAGAGTTGCTATTAAAAGAAGGCATAACCCCACTGCCATTGTACTC comes from the Dehalococcoidales bacterium genome and includes:
- the tkt gene encoding transketolase yields the protein MNNIQKTCINTLRFLSIDMVERAKSGHPGAPMGMATIAFTLWQNHLKHVASESGWLNRDRFVLSAGHASALLYSLLHVYGYNIPVEELRNFRQLGSKTPGHPERDIEVGIETTTGPLGQGFANAVGIAMAEKWLAGRYNRSGYEIINHYTYVLASDGDMMEGVSSEAASMAGSMELGKLICLYDDNDISIEGSTDLTFTEDVGKRFGAYGWHVIGPIDGNSVEAVDKALIEAKRERSRPSIIICKTCIGYGSPNKCGKASAHGEPLGVNEAALTRNNLDWNHPPFFVPQVAADHFDKAVKANRNDYGIWLKMFREYKASFPAEAAELEMAFGNGLPAGWEYNLESLMADLNKPMATREVSGIVLNELVKKINNLVGGSADLAPSTKTVLADRGYFGPENYSGNNIHFGVREHAMGAIANGMSLHGGIIPYTATFLIFYDYMRPPVRLAAMMGLGVVFLFTHDSIGLGEDGPTHQPVEQIMGLRLVPGLVTLRPADAAETIGAWRVAIKRRHNPTAIVLTRQKLPLIQRSHLVDIKLVERGAYIIWETEHAPEIVLIATGSEVQLAVNAAINLKEQGINARVVSMPSWELFDLQDKSYRESIIPSEIKVRISIEAGRTIGWQKYIGEDGLAMGIDRFGVSAPWEDAYAYLGLTVERIISEAKKLLEK